Proteins found in one Bacillus alveayuensis genomic segment:
- a CDS encoding hypothetical protein (product_source=Hypo-rule applied; pfam=PF13143; superfamily=52402), translating into MKFDSNQHLHLGYYENNVDLEAVAYKIQNENKWAVFLDHEQDTTLVQKILNQYNYHEKYGYKIFTIDADDLSYEAGNKLFEAWLKTNNII; encoded by the coding sequence GTGAAATTCGATTCAAATCAGCATCTTCATTTAGGATATTATGAGAACAATGTTGACTTAGAAGCAGTCGCATATAAAATTCAGAATGAAAATAAATGGGCCGTTTTTTTAGATCATGAACAAGATACTACATTAGTTCAAAAAATATTAAATCAGTATAATTACCATGAAAAATATGGTTACAAGATTTTTACTATTGATGCAGATGATTTATCTTATGAAGCCGGAAATAAGTTGTTTGAAGCGTGGTTAAAAACAAATAACATAATTTAA
- a CDS encoding peptidoglycan hydrolase CwlO-like protein (product_source=COG3883; cath_funfam=3.90.20.10; cog=COG3883; smart=SM00533; superfamily=111479): MEQQTVLKEILKALDLHASDFHTQIAALNEKIETIDKKVEAMNDEFKSKFAEMDKRIQEMDDRLESRIDRLENEMNERFNRLETKIDSLRIELIETQETVDFHSSKIAQHDRKIRKLIQQQ; encoded by the coding sequence ATGGAACAACAAACAGTATTAAAAGAAATTTTAAAGGCGCTCGATCTGCATGCTTCTGATTTTCACACACAAATCGCTGCATTAAACGAAAAAATCGAAACAATAGATAAAAAAGTCGAAGCAATGAATGATGAATTTAAAAGCAAGTTTGCGGAAATGGATAAACGGATACAAGAGATGGACGACCGGTTGGAAAGCAGAATCGATCGGCTGGAAAATGAAATGAACGAACGATTTAACCGATTAGAAACAAAAATTGACAGCTTGCGCATTGAACTTATCGAAACACAAGAAACTGTCGATTTCCATTCATCTAAAATCGCCCAACATGACCGAAAAATCCGCAAACTCATCCAGCAGCAATAA
- a CDS encoding hypothetical protein (product_source=Hypo-rule applied) gives MYEYVFERYDQMGEKALQLLKQQFQHRPSYELYKKRSLMLLQSVIVPYQHRLPAFLDEWKKRGGE, from the coding sequence TTGTATGAGTACGTGTTCGAGCGATATGATCAAATGGGGGAAAAAGCGCTTCAATTATTAAAACAGCAATTTCAACACCGCCCTTCGTATGAGCTGTATAAAAAGCGATCGCTTATGCTGCTCCAAAGTGTTATTGTCCCTTATCAACACCGTCTGCCGGCGTTTTTAGATGAATGGAAGAAGCGGGGCGGGGAGTGA
- a CDS encoding SOS response regulatory protein OraA/RecX (product_source=COG2137; cath_funfam=1.20.1440.60; cog=COG2137), whose protein sequence is MPNTIIPANRFKRELKNYLKKFPALEEDINDLIENLEKGHLVGEDITG, encoded by the coding sequence ATGCCAAATACTATTATACCGGCTAATAGATTTAAAAGAGAGTTGAAAAATTATTTAAAGAAATTCCCTGCACTTGAAGAAGATATAAATGATTTAATTGAAAACCTTGAAAAAGGCCATTTAGTCGGTGAAGATATAACAGGATAA
- a CDS encoding hypothetical protein (product_source=Hypo-rule applied; superfamily=109925) has product MKIYKESLNISVHQWLELLRNKEIFQEKDAELMMMLYYQTNCKATGKQLANLLNKKSHSVLNPQIGRLGEKNCKQASRCTISKKSER; this is encoded by the coding sequence ATGAAGATTTATAAAGAATCTCTTAATATTTCAGTTCACCAATGGCTTGAATTATTAAGAAATAAAGAGATTTTTCAAGAAAAAGATGCCGAGCTCATGATGATGCTTTATTATCAAACGAATTGCAAAGCGACGGGAAAACAACTTGCAAATCTTCTAAATAAAAAGAGCCATTCTGTCCTAAACCCTCAAATCGGAAGACTCGGGGAAAAGAATTGTAAGCAAGCATCAAGATGTACAATTTCTAAGAAGAGCGAAAGATAG
- a CDS encoding methyl acetate hydrolase (product_source=KO:K18372; cath_funfam=3.40.710.10; cog=COG1680; ko=KO:K18372; pfam=PF00144; superfamily=56601) yields the protein MTSQAIKDALKDTLDKVLDNAVGRAGGVPGVVAMITDREGNIYEGAAGVRELGKETPMTTDTVFALFSTTKAITGTALMQLVEEGKVRLDDPVKKYVPEIAEIKVLEEFDADGQPKLREPRTDITIDMLMLHTAGFGYEFFSHEDRKYREKKEVPSILTSTFDSIKSVLLFEPGERWNYGVNIDWVGKVVEAVCGKRLGEVMAERIFAPLGMTDIGFTLTPSMMERRATIHTRTQDGNITPQPDLILPQSPEMDMGGHGLYASIGEYMKFIRMILNDGEGVLKPETVAQMSQNGLGSLKSGGWISSDPSLANDGEFYPGVQKSWAYTFQVNVDPTPTGRPAGQLMWAGLANLFYWIDRKNGIGGFWASQIFPFQDVASYLGFIEFESAVYRTLNRFGQINT from the coding sequence ATGACAAGCCAAGCAATCAAGGATGCTCTCAAGGATACTCTTGACAAAGTGTTGGATAACGCTGTAGGCAGGGCTGGAGGGGTACCCGGAGTAGTTGCAATGATAACTGACCGGGAAGGAAACATCTACGAGGGTGCAGCCGGGGTACGCGAGCTCGGAAAGGAAACGCCGATGACCACCGATACAGTGTTTGCTCTTTTCTCGACCACGAAAGCCATCACCGGCACAGCATTGATGCAATTGGTCGAGGAGGGAAAAGTTCGTCTTGACGATCCGGTCAAGAAGTATGTGCCTGAAATTGCCGAGATTAAAGTTCTCGAAGAGTTTGACGCAGACGGACAGCCAAAACTAAGGGAACCAAGAACCGACATTACGATCGACATGCTGATGCTTCACACTGCCGGCTTCGGCTACGAGTTCTTCAGTCATGAAGACCGAAAATACCGTGAAAAAAAGGAAGTACCTTCCATTCTCACTAGTACGTTTGACTCCATTAAGAGTGTACTACTATTCGAGCCAGGTGAACGCTGGAACTATGGCGTCAACATCGACTGGGTTGGCAAGGTTGTCGAAGCCGTATGCGGTAAGCGACTGGGTGAAGTGATGGCCGAGCGTATTTTTGCCCCTCTCGGCATGACCGACATCGGATTCACGTTAACACCGTCGATGATGGAACGCCGCGCAACCATCCACACTCGCACCCAGGACGGTAATATCACGCCTCAGCCTGATCTCATTCTGCCGCAATCTCCGGAAATGGACATGGGAGGACACGGTTTGTATGCCAGCATTGGTGAGTATATGAAGTTTATTCGAATGATCCTGAATGACGGTGAGGGAGTACTCAAACCGGAAACGGTCGCGCAAATGTCTCAGAACGGGCTTGGGTCATTGAAGAGCGGCGGTTGGATTTCGTCTGATCCATCACTGGCTAATGACGGTGAGTTCTACCCTGGCGTGCAAAAATCGTGGGCTTATACATTCCAGGTAAACGTGGATCCTACCCCTACAGGCCGTCCAGCAGGCCAATTGATGTGGGCGGGACTGGCCAACCTGTTCTACTGGATCGACCGCAAGAACGGTATTGGAGGATTTTGGGCTTCGCAAATATTTCCGTTCCAAGATGTGGCTTCATACTTGGGCTTCATCGAATTCGAGTCAGCGGTCTACCGTACATTGAATCGTTTCGGTCAAATTAATACTTGA
- a CDS encoding hypothetical protein (product_source=Hypo-rule applied), whose product MIHEILHGSRNADQLDVQSAGTAICKKLLDFEKHFVTDKDIATGGKILPFSDSGIQKSLLHRALRSYFSFNPEFVAGTTSKRTMEKAQSKKI is encoded by the coding sequence ATGATTCACGAAATCCTTCATGGATCAAGAAACGCTGATCAACTCGATGTTCAATCAGCTGGCACAGCAATATGTAAAAAGCTTCTGGACTTCGAAAAGCATTTCGTGACGGATAAGGACATTGCGACCGGCGGGAAAATCCTCCCGTTTTCCGACAGCGGAATCCAAAAATCCCTGCTCCACCGGGCATTGCGCTCGTACTTTTCCTTCAATCCCGAATTTGTTGCAGGCACAACTTCAAAAAGGACAATGGAAAAAGCTCAAAGTAAAAAAATTTGA